GAGGGTAAGAACCCTCCACGGGACCATGAGGCCCCGGCAGGGCAGACGTCCGCAACTGCCCGGACCGCCGACACCGGTTAGACGCTCACGCCGGGAAGGGTCGGCTGGTCGGCTCCTGCCGCGGTCAGGGGCAACGGCGGCCGTGGATCCTCCCGCGCACCCGGGAGGTCAAGGCGAGGGTAGATCGGCAGCCTGCGGGTCAAGGGCGACTCGACCATGGCGTACTACTGGAACCAGCACGAGAAGACCAAGGCGACGCTCTTCGGCGAGTGGATCCAGACGGGCGACAAGTACTACCAGGACGCGGACGGCTACTTCTGGTACTGCGGCCGCGCGGACGACATGCTCAAGGTCGGCGGCATCTGGGTCTCGCCGGTCGAGGTCGAGAACACGCTGGTCGGCCACGCGGCCGTGCTCGAGGCCGCCGTCGTCGGGCACGAGGACACGGACCGGCTCGTCAAGCCCAAGGCGTTCGTCGTCCTCAAGGACGGCCACGCGGCGACGCCCGCGCTCGAGGACGAGCTCAAGGCATTCGTCAAGGACAAGCTCGCGCCCTACAAGTACCCGCGCTGGATCGAGTTCGTCCCCGAGCTGCCCAAGACCGCGACCGGCAAGATCCAGCGCTTCAAGCTGAGGTGAACGAGAGCGCAGGTGCGTAGAGCGTAGATAACTATAGTCATATCAACACCCGTTCTCAGTCATGGCCGGCCGAGGCTCAGGCTCTTGCCTTGACGGAGGCCTGACCAATCTCAGCGTCAACATGATTGTCCTCCCTTCTCTCTCTTGTTCGTGACCATGAGATAGTACAGCGCCAATGGGGCCGAGTAGCTCCCGGCACGCTCGATCCACTCGAAGGGCAGTGAGCCCGAAGTCATGAACAGCGCCTCAGTGCCCATCTTCCACAGACAGATCCCGATCAGCAGGCCGGGGAGCGGCGCGACGAGGACGGCGACGGCCAGAACGATCTCCAAGCCGCCGATCTTCCGCGTGAGCGTGAGGCCGCCCACCACGACGCCATGAAGGCCAATAGACGCATAATGTGCGGTCAGCGCTGGCTTGTCGTTGAGGGCGCCAAGCGCGCCATGCCCGAGCAGCAGCAGGCCGGTGGTGACGCGCAGGATCCCGCGCATCGCCCGCGCGCTGACGACGGTGAGTGGCGGCATATTGGACGGCCGCACCGGTGTGAACCATCCGCGCAGGCGGCGCGGGACCCCGGCGAGGACCAAGAAGGCCAGCGGCACGCCATAGTTGCCCGCCCGTTCGACGAATTCCCACACTGAATCGCCCGAGAGCGGTCGCAGTAACGCCGTCCAGGCACCCCAGACGGCCAGGTGCAGCGGCACGATCGGCAGCGGCACGACAGCCATGATGAGTCCCAGCCCGACGTCCATGCCTCCGATCCACGGCATCAGCCGGTAGGCCCAGGCGCTGTCGATGCCGACGACACCGAAGTAAGGTACCCAGGCCTCCTTGGTCAGCAGACCGTAGGCGCCGTGGCCGATGAAGCAGCCGATGACGCCGAGGCGAAGGATCCAATGCAGCTTGTGTTCGATCGGGAGGGTGCGCCATCGTGCGACGGCCGACACCCCACAGGCGTTCGCTTGCTCCATCCACCCCTCCTCGTGTCGCATGACGCAGAGATCCTTGTAATCATGGAGCGGAGATAACATAAAACCCATTCTCAGTCGCAGCCCGCCTCGCGCGAAGGTCTTCCCCCCTGGAGTCTTCCTTGTCACAAAGCAGGTGGGGGAAACGTTCGCCGAGGCCCGGCGCGTCGGGGAGCGAGTCCGGTCGATCGGCTTGGTTCAGCCGCTTGCAATCACCGGGTCGCCTCAGTAGCCCTCGGTCAGCTCCATCCTTGAGCCTACCTCACAGCCTGGGCGCGAGTCTAACAGAGGACGGGCAGGTGCTGGCGCGAGGTCTCCACTTCTGGGATAGTCGCCCAGAGCGGGAGACAAGGAGGACACATCGATGGCAACAGAGCGGAAGGCCGCGATCGTGACCGGTGCGGCGAGCGGCCTCGGACGGGCCATGGCGCGTGGCCTCGTTGAGAGCGGCATGGACGTGGTGGCGGTCGATCGGAATGCGACGGCGCTGGCGGCGATGGCGCCGTCCACGGCAGGCACCCCGGGCTCGGTCCTGCCCCTGCCGGCCGACCTCATGCAGCCTGACGCGTTCGACCGGATCGTGGCGGCCGCGCTGGAGAAGTTCGGACGGATCGACGTGCTGATCAACAATGCCGGCATCGGCCAGGCGTCGGTGCGGGCGGATCAGCGACGCAACCCGATCCGGTTCTGGGAAGCGACCCCGGATCAGTGGAGCCGCTTCCTCGCGGTGAACGCGACCGCGCCGATCATGATGGCCCGCGCCGTGGTGCCGCACATGCTGCGCGCCCGGCAGGGGCGAATCATCACCGTGACCACCAGCCTCGGCACCATGGTCCGCGCGGGCTATCTGCTCTACGGCTCGAGCAAGGCCGCCGCCGAGTCCGCGACGGCCATCATGGCGGCGGATCTGGCGGGCACGGGCGTCACGGCGAACGTGCTCGTCCCCGGCGGTGTGACGAACACGCCGCTCGTCGGCGACGATGCCGGGGAGCGCAGCAAGATGCTCCAGCCGGAGATCATGGTGCCGCCGCTACTCTGGCTGGTGTCCGACGCTGCCGCGGGCGTCACCGCGAAGCGCTTCATCGCCGCCGACTGGGACCGCTCACTGCCGGCGGCGCAGGCGGCCGAGAAGGCGGGGGCGCCTATCGCGTGGCTCGGGATCGCGCGGATGCCGATCGAGCCGACTTGACGGGGCCCTCACCGATGCGCTCCATGAAGCCGGACCGGCCGCGCCGGTCGACGTGGACCTTCGTCCTCTCTGGCGCCCTGGCCGCGGGCATCGCCGCGATCGCGGTCGGGCTTGTCGTCTCGGCGGCCTACGACCGGCGCCTGACCCAGTTGGCGCACGAGGCGGCGGCGCTCAAGCAGGAGGCGGAGCGCCAGCAGTCGCTGGTCGTGCTGCTCCGCGATCCCGCGACCCAGGTCGTCGCGCTCTCGGGCCTCGAGCCCGCGCCGGGCGCCAGGGCGAGGATGCTCTGGCACGCGACGGCGGGCGGGCTCCTCGTCGCCCAGGGCCTGCCGCCGGCGCCGGAGGGCAAGGTCTACGAGCTCTGGGCGATCACCGGCAAGGGCGCGCCTCAGCCCGCGGGTGTCTTCACCGTGGACGCCAAGGGCGTCGGCAGCCTGCGCGTGGCGCCGATTCACGCGGCCGGGGCCGTGGACACCTTCGCGATCACTCTCGAGCCTGCGGCCGGCGTCCCCGCGCCCACCGGCGCGATGTACCTCGCCGGCAAGCTCTGATCCGTCCGGCGCATTGACATACCGGGCGCGCGATAGTAAGAACGTCCCCTCAGTCATCAACTCGTTCACCCGCGGTCAACTCCGGCAAAGACGCCGAGAGACGAAAAGGGGAGGGCAGCTCATGCGTGTCACACGGAAGGTGTGGGTCTTGGCGATTGCGCTGTGCGTGGCGCTGGCTTCGCCGGCGCTCGCCCAGCAGTTCAACTGGCAGCAGGCGAAAGGGACCCAGCTGCGGGTCCTCCTCAACAAGCATCCTTGGCAGGGGGCGATCGAGCCGCACCTCAAGGAGTTCGAGACGCTCACGGGGATCAAGCTCATCGCCGAGGTGTACCCGGAGGACCAGTTCCGCGCCAAGGTTCTGGTCGAGCTGACCTCGGGGGCCAGCTCGATCGACGTGTTCATGAGCATGCCGGCGCAGGAAGGCCTCAAGTACGTGCGGGCGGGCTGGCTCCAGCCCGTGGACGAGTTCCTGAAGAACCCCGCGCTGACCGCGCCCGACTACAACTGGAACGACTTTCTCGAGAAGACCCGTGAGGCGATGGTCATCGAGGGCAAGACCATCGGCCCGCCCATCCAGGTCGAGAACACCTCGCTCATGTACCGGAAGGACGTGTTCCAGAAGTACAACGTCAAGGTGCCGACCACGCTGGACGAGCTCGAGGCGGCGGCCAAGGCGCTCAACGGCAAGGCCATGACGGACGACGGCCAGCCGGGCTACGGCATCGTGGCGCGCGGCAAGCGGGCGGCGGCGACGTCGCAGTTCGCGGCGTACCTGCACGCGATGGGCAGCACCTGGCTCGGGCCGAACCGCGAGCCGATCTTCAACAACGAAGACGGCGTCAAGGCGCTCGAGCTCTACGGCCGACTGCTCCGGCTGTACGGACCTCCGGGCTCGGAGAACAACCACTGGTACGAGGCCTCGTCGATCTTCTCGCAGGGCAAGGCCGCGATGTACACCGACGCCAACTCGCTCTTCCCCGTGATCGAGGACGCGCAGAAGTCCAAGGTGGTCGGCAAGGTCGGGTACGCGGTCTTCCCGCGCGGGCCCAAGGGGCAGCAGGGCGCGACGGTGGCGGCGTGGGGCTTAGCGATGCCCAAGACCAGCCAGAACCAGAAGGCCGCGTGGCTCTTCATGCAGTGGGCGACCGCCAAGGAGCAGGTGCTCGCCGTGCAGAGCGAGAAGGGCGTCCT
The genomic region above belongs to Candidatus Methylomirabilota bacterium and contains:
- a CDS encoding SDR family oxidoreductase, whose translation is MATERKAAIVTGAASGLGRAMARGLVESGMDVVAVDRNATALAAMAPSTAGTPGSVLPLPADLMQPDAFDRIVAAALEKFGRIDVLINNAGIGQASVRADQRRNPIRFWEATPDQWSRFLAVNATAPIMMARAVVPHMLRARQGRIITVTTSLGTMVRAGYLLYGSSKAAAESATAIMAADLAGTGVTANVLVPGGVTNTPLVGDDAGERSKMLQPEIMVPPLLWLVSDAAAGVTAKRFIAADWDRSLPAAQAAEKAGAPIAWLGIARMPIEPT
- a CDS encoding anti-sigma factor — encoded protein: MKPDRPRRSTWTFVLSGALAAGIAAIAVGLVVSAAYDRRLTQLAHEAAALKQEAERQQSLVVLLRDPATQVVALSGLEPAPGARARMLWHATAGGLLVAQGLPPAPEGKVYELWAITGKGAPQPAGVFTVDAKGVGSLRVAPIHAAGAVDTFAITLEPAAGVPAPTGAMYLAGKL
- a CDS encoding sugar ABC transporter substrate-binding protein is translated as MRVTRKVWVLAIALCVALASPALAQQFNWQQAKGTQLRVLLNKHPWQGAIEPHLKEFETLTGIKLIAEVYPEDQFRAKVLVELTSGASSIDVFMSMPAQEGLKYVRAGWLQPVDEFLKNPALTAPDYNWNDFLEKTREAMVIEGKTIGPPIQVENTSLMYRKDVFQKYNVKVPTTLDELEAAAKALNGKAMTDDGQPGYGIVARGKRAAATSQFAAYLHAMGSTWLGPNREPIFNNEDGVKALELYGRLLRLYGPPGSENNHWYEASSIFSQGKAAMYTDANSLFPVIEDAQKSKVVGKVGYAVFPRGPKGQQGATVAAWGLAMPKTSQNQKAAWLFMQWATAKEQVLAVQSEKGVLGARESVWKDPRGMAKVPADLRESLTVGSKVGTPLWNPPVVAVAECRDAIGAAIVVAIQGGDTKAAANKAATDVKRIMLETEKK